A genomic stretch from Limnobacter thiooxidans includes:
- the zapE gene encoding cell division protein ZapE: MNVQEYYKQVLAERGYQSDAAQQKAVDRMQLFYDEFVQYKKARSSVIKKFLNRPAVPKGLYLWGGVGRGKSFLMDCFYNSVTVQRKVRLHFHEFMRGVHAELDDLKGVQDPLDEVAARIAKRYRLICFDEFHVSDIADAMILYRLLDGLFANGVTFLMTSNYKPDNLYPDGLHRDRLLPAIDLLNKQLDVINVDVGVDYRRRTLEQLNTYLIPLDEHADAQLNDDFKRLAEVADEPAELQIESRVIRAVRRAGSVVWFDFPTLCGGPRSQNDYLEIASQFQTVILSGVPKMGAGMASEARRFTWLIDVLYDHKVKLIMSAAVKPEELYTEGAMAHEFFRTVSRIVEMQSKEYLDSPKRNAVRL, from the coding sequence GTGAACGTTCAAGAATATTACAAACAGGTATTGGCCGAACGTGGTTATCAGTCGGATGCTGCACAGCAGAAAGCTGTGGACCGCATGCAATTGTTTTACGATGAGTTTGTTCAGTATAAAAAAGCACGTAGCAGTGTCATCAAGAAATTCCTGAATCGCCCCGCGGTGCCCAAAGGTCTTTACCTGTGGGGCGGGGTAGGGCGCGGCAAAAGCTTTCTGATGGATTGCTTTTACAACAGCGTCACAGTTCAACGAAAGGTGCGTTTGCATTTTCACGAATTCATGCGTGGCGTGCACGCGGAACTTGACGATTTGAAGGGCGTTCAAGATCCACTGGATGAAGTGGCAGCGCGAATCGCCAAGCGTTACAGGCTGATCTGCTTTGACGAGTTTCATGTCTCCGACATTGCCGATGCGATGATTTTGTATCGCTTGCTGGATGGTCTGTTTGCCAATGGCGTGACTTTCCTGATGACCTCCAACTACAAGCCTGACAATTTGTATCCAGACGGATTGCACCGGGATCGCCTGCTGCCTGCCATTGATTTGTTGAACAAGCAGCTTGATGTGATCAATGTGGATGTGGGTGTGGATTATCGTCGTCGGACGCTGGAGCAGTTGAACACCTACCTGATTCCATTGGATGAGCATGCAGATGCCCAATTGAATGATGACTTCAAACGCCTTGCCGAAGTGGCTGATGAACCCGCTGAATTGCAGATTGAATCCCGGGTGATTCGGGCTGTGCGGCGTGCCGGCTCAGTGGTTTGGTTTGATTTTCCAACTTTGTGCGGTGGGCCCCGTTCGCAAAATGATTACCTTGAAATTGCCAGTCAGTTTCAAACAGTGATACTCAGCGGTGTGCCCAAAATGGGAGCGGGCATGGCCTCGGAAGCGCGTCGTTTTACCTGGCTGATCGATGTGCTGTATGACCACAAGGTCAAGCTCATCATGTCGGCAGCAGTAAAGCCAGAGGAGTTGTACACCGAAGGTGCCATGGCTCATGAATTCTTCCGCACGGTGAGTCGGATTGTTGAAATGCAATCCAAAGAGTACCTGGATTCGCCGAAGCGCAATGCCGTTCGACTTTGA
- a CDS encoding 2-oxoglutarate dehydrogenase E1 component, with the protein MMRSFQQNSYLFGGNAPYVEEMYEAYLDNPGSVPDKWRAYFDQLQMVPSAHGDVNEKDVAHAPVVESFAQRAKKGFLQPQIQSADLEVAKKQVHVQSIVAAYRFLGSRFADLDPLKRQERPVIPELDPAFYGLTEADMDITFSATNTYFGQDQMTLRDIVKALRDTYCRSIGIEYMHISDPAQKRWLQERMETSLGTAQLSTAEKLHILERLTAAEGLERYLHTRYVGQKRFSLEGGESFIASLDHVIQRGGANGVQETIIGMAHRGRLNVLVNILGKSPSQLFEEFEGKHADDLPAGDVKYHQGFSSDVTTPGGPMHLSLAFNPSHLEIVNPVVEGSVKARQERRGDKEGKQVLPVLVHGDAAFAGQGVVMETLNLVHTRGYGTGGTVHIVINNQIGFTTSDPRDSRSTLYCSDVVKMIEAPVFHVNGDDPEAVIFVTQLALDFRMEFQQDVVIDIVCFRKLGHNEQDTPAVTQPLMYKKIGQHPGTRALYAERLVMQGLLKEDGADELVAQFRAAMDEGKHNRADPVLTNYKSKFAVDWSPYLNKKWTDAADTSVPISEIKRLSERITTVPENFKVHPLVQKVIADRAAMGQGETLLDWGMGEHLAYASLVSSGYAVRMTGQDCGRGTFTHRHAVLHHQGREKWNEGTYIPLENISEGQAPFTVIDSVLSEEAVLGFEYGYSTAEPNTLVIWEAQFGDFANGAQVVIDQFISSGEVKWGRASGLVMMLPHGYEGQGPEHSSARIERYLQLCAENNMQVCQPTTPAQIFHLLRRQMIRLFRKPLIIMTPKSLLRHKEATSSLQDLSKGHFQTVIGDQGDLEASKVKRVVLCSGRVYYDLVAARRERNIKDVAIARVEQLYPFPHKSLSTELRKYPNVTDVVWCQDEPQNQGPWFQIQHNILENLSEGQRLGYAGRPASASPAVGYYAKHNEQQKALLDAAFGKLKGFVITK; encoded by the coding sequence ATGATGCGATCTTTTCAGCAAAACTCGTATTTGTTCGGGGGCAATGCGCCCTATGTCGAAGAAATGTACGAGGCCTACCTGGACAACCCAGGTTCAGTGCCAGACAAATGGCGCGCTTATTTTGACCAACTGCAGATGGTGCCTTCCGCTCACGGTGACGTGAACGAGAAAGACGTGGCGCATGCGCCAGTGGTTGAGTCTTTCGCCCAGCGTGCCAAAAAAGGCTTCTTGCAGCCGCAGATTCAGTCTGCCGATTTGGAAGTGGCCAAAAAACAGGTGCACGTGCAGTCCATCGTGGCGGCTTACCGCTTTCTGGGTTCGCGCTTTGCAGACCTAGATCCGCTCAAGCGCCAGGAACGCCCTGTCATTCCGGAACTGGATCCCGCTTTCTACGGATTGACTGAAGCGGACATGGACATCACGTTCTCCGCTACAAACACCTATTTCGGTCAGGACCAGATGACCCTTCGCGACATCGTGAAGGCGCTGCGCGACACATATTGCCGCTCCATTGGTATTGAATACATGCACATCAGCGACCCCGCCCAAAAGCGCTGGTTGCAGGAACGCATGGAAACAAGCCTGGGCACTGCCCAGTTGTCCACAGCTGAAAAACTGCACATTCTTGAGCGCTTGACCGCTGCTGAAGGCCTTGAGCGCTACCTGCATACACGTTATGTGGGTCAGAAGCGTTTCTCGCTGGAAGGTGGGGAATCCTTTATCGCATCGCTGGATCATGTCATTCAGCGTGGCGGTGCCAACGGTGTTCAAGAAACCATTATTGGCATGGCCCACCGCGGCCGCCTGAACGTGCTGGTGAACATTCTGGGCAAAAGCCCCAGCCAGTTGTTCGAAGAATTTGAAGGCAAGCATGCCGATGACCTGCCAGCCGGTGACGTGAAGTATCACCAGGGCTTTTCATCGGACGTGACCACCCCGGGTGGCCCCATGCACTTGTCTCTGGCGTTCAACCCGTCGCATCTTGAAATCGTCAACCCAGTGGTTGAAGGTTCCGTGAAGGCCCGCCAGGAACGCCGTGGCGACAAAGAAGGCAAACAGGTATTGCCAGTGCTGGTGCACGGCGATGCCGCTTTTGCCGGCCAGGGTGTTGTGATGGAAACATTGAACCTTGTCCACACCCGCGGCTACGGCACGGGCGGCACGGTTCACATCGTGATCAACAACCAGATTGGCTTTACAACTTCTGATCCACGCGACAGCCGTTCTACCCTGTACTGTTCAGACGTTGTCAAGATGATTGAAGCGCCTGTGTTCCACGTGAACGGCGACGATCCTGAAGCAGTGATCTTCGTGACCCAGTTGGCACTGGATTTCCGCATGGAATTCCAGCAAGACGTGGTGATCGATATCGTGTGTTTCCGTAAACTGGGCCACAACGAGCAAGACACACCGGCTGTGACCCAGCCGCTGATGTACAAGAAAATTGGTCAGCACCCAGGTACGCGCGCACTTTACGCCGAGCGCCTGGTGATGCAAGGCTTGCTGAAAGAAGATGGTGCAGATGAACTGGTGGCCCAATTCCGCGCTGCCATGGACGAAGGCAAGCACAACCGTGCTGACCCCGTCTTGACCAACTACAAGAGCAAGTTTGCCGTCGACTGGTCTCCCTATTTGAACAAGAAGTGGACCGATGCAGCAGACACATCGGTGCCAATTTCCGAGATCAAGCGTTTGTCCGAGCGCATCACCACAGTACCCGAGAACTTCAAGGTTCACCCACTGGTACAGAAAGTGATTGCAGATCGCGCCGCCATGGGTCAGGGTGAAACCTTGCTCGACTGGGGCATGGGCGAGCACCTGGCTTATGCTTCACTGGTGTCTTCCGGTTATGCAGTGCGAATGACCGGTCAGGATTGCGGTCGTGGCACATTCACACACCGCCATGCTGTGTTGCACCATCAAGGCCGTGAAAAGTGGAATGAAGGCACTTACATTCCACTCGAAAATATTTCTGAAGGCCAGGCACCATTCACAGTCATCGACTCTGTTCTGTCTGAAGAAGCGGTACTGGGTTTTGAGTACGGTTATTCCACAGCAGAGCCCAACACCTTGGTGATCTGGGAAGCCCAGTTTGGCGATTTCGCCAACGGCGCGCAGGTTGTGATCGACCAGTTCATTTCATCCGGTGAAGTGAAGTGGGGCCGGGCTTCCGGCTTGGTCATGATGTTGCCGCATGGCTATGAAGGGCAGGGTCCTGAACATTCTTCAGCCCGCATCGAGCGTTATTTGCAGCTTTGCGCTGAAAACAATATGCAAGTTTGCCAGCCTACAACGCCTGCGCAGATTTTCCACTTGCTGCGTCGCCAGATGATCCGCTTGTTCCGCAAGCCACTGATCATCATGACGCCGAAGTCTTTGTTGCGTCACAAGGAAGCCACATCTTCCTTGCAAGATCTGTCCAAGGGCCATTTCCAGACCGTAATCGGCGACCAGGGCGACCTGGAAGCCAGCAAGGTCAAACGCGTGGTCCTTTGTTCCGGTCGCGTGTATTACGACCTGGTTGCAGCCCGTCGCGAACGCAATATCAAGGATGTTGCGATTGCGCGAGTTGAACAGTTGTACCCATTCCCACACAAGTCACTGAGCACCGAGTTGCGTAAGTACCCCAATGTGACGGATGTGGTGTGGTGTCAGGATGAGCCGCAAAACCAGGGCCCCTGGTTCCAGATTCAGCACAACATTCTGGAAAACCTCTCTGAGGGCCAACGTTTGGGTTATGCAGGTCGTCCGGCTTCAGCTTCTCCAGCCGTGGGCTATTACGCCAAGCACAACGAACAGCAGAAAGCGCTGCTCGATGCCGCATTTGGCAAGCTCAAGGGTTTCGTGATCACGAAGTAA
- a CDS encoding Tex family protein, whose protein sequence is MSLVQNRIIAQLAQELGAASSQIKAAVDLLDEGSTVPFIARYRKEATGGLDDAVLRDLQERLVYLRELEDRRSTILESIDSQGKLTAELKAAIEQAENKQTLEDLYLPYKPKRRTRAQIAREAGLQGLADEIFSNPNAVPEEVAAGYLNAEHQINDTKAALDGARDILAEQFSENATLLALLRNRLNSEGAIRAAVVPEKAAEAIKFQDYFEHQESLASTASHRMLAMLRGREQGFLTLKVDLPEVWEAESPRTPHPFESEIARLHGIARDDSPRGKFLSETCRWTWKIKLASTLESEVMGTLREAAQAEAISVFGKNLKDLLLAAPAGGKATMGLDPGIRTGVKVAVIDKTGQVVDIATIYPHEPRRQWNESIAVLAALCMKHNVELIAIGNGTASRETDQLAADLLAQHKDLKATRVMVSEAGASVYSASALASAELPDLDVSIRGAVSIARRLQDPLAELVKIDPKSIGVGQYQHDVDQRQLSGRLDAVVEDCVNAVGVEVNTASEQLLSRVSGLNASVAKAVVSYRNTNGQFKSRDDLRKVPRLGDKTFEQAAGFLRIHGAENPLDASSVHPEAYIVVEKMAATVKKPVGDLVGNREVLKALKPNEFVNERFGLPTVQDILVELEKPGRDPRPSFKTAKFDDKVHSMADLKPGMTLEGVVTNVANFGAFVDIGVHQDGLVHVSALSNTFVKDPHSVVKTGQIVKVKVLEVDIPRKRISLTMRMGDDVPKAAPGQNAGRQVNANRAGEAHGDSRGGDSRGDRRVGGLQQGAGFANNAFAAAFAKAKTNK, encoded by the coding sequence ATGTCGCTTGTTCAAAATCGAATTATCGCCCAGTTGGCTCAAGAATTGGGCGCCGCATCATCACAAATCAAGGCCGCTGTGGATTTGCTGGATGAGGGCTCCACAGTTCCTTTTATTGCGCGCTACCGGAAAGAGGCGACAGGCGGGCTGGATGATGCAGTACTTCGTGACTTGCAGGAGCGACTGGTTTATCTGCGTGAGCTCGAAGACCGCCGCAGCACCATTCTGGAATCCATTGACAGCCAAGGCAAGTTGACTGCCGAGCTGAAAGCAGCCATTGAACAGGCTGAAAACAAGCAAACACTGGAAGACCTTTATCTGCCCTACAAACCCAAACGCCGCACCCGGGCACAAATAGCCCGTGAAGCGGGCCTGCAGGGCTTGGCAGACGAAATTTTCTCAAATCCGAACGCGGTGCCTGAAGAAGTGGCTGCAGGCTACTTGAATGCCGAGCACCAGATCAATGACACCAAAGCTGCACTGGATGGTGCACGCGACATTCTTGCAGAACAGTTTTCAGAAAACGCGACTTTGCTTGCCCTTTTGCGCAACCGGCTGAATTCCGAAGGTGCCATTCGCGCTGCTGTAGTGCCCGAGAAAGCGGCAGAAGCCATCAAGTTTCAGGATTATTTTGAACACCAGGAATCACTGGCCAGCACAGCATCGCACCGCATGTTGGCCATGTTGCGTGGCCGTGAACAGGGCTTTCTGACCCTGAAGGTAGACCTGCCAGAAGTGTGGGAAGCAGAAAGCCCACGCACACCGCATCCTTTTGAATCGGAAATTGCACGACTGCATGGCATTGCACGCGATGACAGCCCTCGCGGCAAATTCTTGAGCGAAACCTGCCGCTGGACCTGGAAAATCAAGCTGGCCAGCACACTGGAAAGTGAGGTGATGGGCACCTTGCGTGAAGCGGCACAGGCCGAAGCCATTTCCGTGTTTGGCAAAAACCTGAAAGACTTGCTGCTTGCAGCCCCGGCCGGAGGCAAAGCCACCATGGGCCTGGACCCAGGTATTCGCACAGGTGTGAAAGTGGCGGTGATCGACAAAACAGGTCAGGTGGTGGACATAGCGACCATTTACCCGCATGAACCGCGACGCCAGTGGAATGAATCCATCGCGGTTCTGGCCGCTTTGTGCATGAAACACAATGTAGAGCTGATCGCGATCGGCAACGGTACAGCGAGCCGCGAAACTGACCAATTGGCAGCCGACTTGCTGGCGCAGCACAAAGACCTGAAAGCCACACGCGTCATGGTCAGTGAAGCAGGTGCCTCCGTGTATTCTGCATCGGCCCTGGCTTCCGCTGAACTGCCTGACCTCGACGTCAGCATTCGTGGCGCAGTCTCCATTGCTCGCCGTTTACAAGACCCACTGGCCGAACTGGTAAAAATTGATCCGAAATCGATCGGTGTAGGCCAATACCAGCATGACGTGGACCAAAGACAACTCAGCGGACGACTGGACGCAGTAGTCGAAGATTGCGTAAACGCAGTGGGCGTGGAAGTGAACACGGCCTCGGAACAACTTTTGTCGCGCGTGTCAGGTTTGAATGCCTCGGTGGCCAAAGCGGTGGTTAGCTACAGGAACACCAACGGTCAATTCAAAAGTCGAGACGACTTGAGAAAGGTGCCCCGCTTGGGCGACAAAACCTTCGAGCAAGCAGCAGGCTTTTTGAGAATTCATGGCGCCGAAAACCCCCTGGATGCATCGTCTGTGCACCCAGAGGCCTATATTGTCGTCGAGAAGATGGCAGCCACGGTTAAAAAGCCAGTGGGTGATTTGGTAGGCAACAGGGAAGTACTCAAAGCACTGAAGCCCAATGAATTTGTGAACGAGCGTTTTGGTCTACCCACCGTACAGGACATTTTGGTTGAGCTGGAAAAACCAGGCCGCGACCCGCGCCCCAGCTTCAAGACTGCCAAATTTGATGACAAGGTTCATTCCATGGCCGATCTGAAGCCTGGCATGACCCTGGAAGGCGTGGTGACCAACGTGGCCAATTTTGGCGCGTTCGTTGACATTGGCGTGCATCAGGACGGCTTGGTACACGTCTCTGCTTTGTCAAACACATTTGTCAAAGACCCGCACAGCGTGGTCAAAACTGGCCAGATTGTCAAAGTGAAAGTGCTCGAAGTGGACATTCCTCGCAAACGGATTTCACTCACCATGCGCATGGGGGACGATGTTCCCAAAGCAGCACCGGGCCAGAATGCAGGACGACAAGTGAATGCCAATCGGGCTGGAGAAGCGCACGGTGATTCGCGTGGCGGTGACTCGCGAGGAGATCGGCGAGTTGGTGGCCTGCAACAAGGTGCCGGGTTTGCGAATAACGCCTTTGCAGCCGCATTTGCGAAAGCCAAGACCAACAAATAA
- the lpdA gene encoding dihydrolipoyl dehydrogenase — protein sequence MSTQYDVVVIGAGPGGYIAAIRAGQLGMKVACIEGHAYDDPKGEPRLGGTCLNVGCIPSKALLASSEEFEKIQHHAEDHGITVTGAKMDVAKMIKRKDDIVTKMTGGIQYLFKKNKVTAIKGWASFSGKVDGGFELTVKTAAGEEKVTAKQVIVATGSKARHLPGITVDNETICDNEGALKFGAVPKKLGVIGAGVIGLELGSVWRRLGADVTVLEAMPNFLAACDEGVAKEMQKIFTKQGLKMNMGVKIGEVKASKKGVSVAYTDADGNAQKLDCDKLIVSVGRVPNTDGLNLEAVGLKTNERGQIDVDAHCQTLVAGIYAVGDVIRGAMLAHKAEEEGVMVAEIMAGQAGHCNYDTIPWVIYTSPEVAWVGKTEQQLKQDGRKYKAGQFPFMANGRALGQGDSQGFVKVLADATTDEVLGVHIINSHASDLIAEAVMAMEFKASSEDIGRICHAHPSLSEVVKEAALACDKRQLNG from the coding sequence ATGAGCACACAATATGATGTAGTGGTGATTGGTGCGGGCCCCGGCGGATACATCGCTGCGATTCGTGCTGGTCAACTGGGCATGAAAGTGGCCTGTATTGAAGGCCACGCTTATGACGACCCGAAAGGCGAGCCTCGCCTGGGTGGCACCTGCCTGAACGTGGGTTGCATTCCATCCAAAGCCTTGCTGGCTTCTTCCGAAGAGTTCGAGAAGATTCAGCACCACGCGGAAGACCACGGCATCACCGTGACTGGCGCGAAAATGGATGTGGCCAAAATGATCAAGCGCAAGGATGACATCGTCACGAAAATGACGGGTGGTATCCAGTACCTGTTCAAGAAAAACAAGGTCACCGCCATCAAGGGCTGGGCCAGTTTTTCAGGCAAGGTTGATGGCGGTTTCGAGCTGACAGTGAAAACTGCTGCCGGTGAAGAAAAGGTCACGGCCAAACAGGTGATTGTTGCCACAGGCTCCAAGGCCCGTCACTTGCCCGGCATCACCGTGGACAATGAAACCATTTGCGACAATGAAGGCGCCTTGAAGTTTGGTGCTGTGCCCAAGAAACTGGGTGTCATTGGTGCAGGTGTGATCGGTTTGGAGTTGGGCTCGGTGTGGCGCCGCTTGGGCGCGGATGTGACCGTGCTTGAAGCCATGCCCAATTTTCTTGCAGCCTGTGATGAAGGCGTAGCGAAGGAAATGCAAAAAATCTTCACCAAGCAAGGTTTGAAGATGAACATGGGCGTAAAAATCGGCGAGGTGAAAGCCAGCAAGAAAGGCGTTTCTGTCGCCTACACCGATGCAGATGGCAACGCCCAGAAACTGGATTGCGACAAGCTGATTGTATCGGTTGGCCGTGTGCCCAACACCGACGGTTTGAATCTTGAAGCAGTTGGCCTGAAAACCAACGAGCGTGGCCAGATTGATGTGGATGCACATTGCCAAACCCTGGTTGCCGGTATTTACGCCGTGGGTGACGTGATTCGTGGCGCCATGCTGGCTCACAAGGCAGAAGAAGAAGGCGTCATGGTTGCTGAAATCATGGCGGGGCAAGCTGGCCACTGCAACTACGACACCATTCCCTGGGTTATCTACACTTCCCCGGAAGTGGCCTGGGTTGGCAAAACAGAGCAGCAGTTGAAGCAGGATGGTCGAAAGTACAAGGCAGGCCAGTTTCCGTTCATGGCCAATGGCCGCGCATTGGGGCAGGGTGATTCTCAAGGCTTCGTGAAAGTGCTGGCCGATGCCACCACCGATGAAGTATTGGGCGTTCACATCATCAACAGCCATGCCTCAGACCTGATTGCGGAAGCTGTGATGGCCATGGAGTTCAAAGCCTCTTCTGAAGACATTGGTCGCATTTGCCATGCGCACCCGAGTTTGTCGGAAGTGGTGAAAGAAGCTGCCTTGGCTTGCGACAAGCGTCAGCTGAACGGTTAA
- the odhB gene encoding 2-oxoglutarate dehydrogenase complex dihydrolipoyllysine-residue succinyltransferase: MAIVEVVVPQLSESVAEATLLNWYKKPGDAVKRDENLIDVETDKVVLEVPAPSAGVIVEILCEDGATVVAGQVLAKIDTEATAGASAPAVVSAPAVSAPAPAAPAAAPAAATSASVDGSVAMPAAAKMMAENKLSADQIAGSGKDGRITKGDVIGTLNAPAAPAPAAKPAAAPVAAKPVSLLPEVKAPLDPSSLIEGRPEQRVPMSRLRARVAERLVQSQQTNAILTTFNEVNMKPVMDLRNKYKDKFEKEHGAKLGFMGFFVKAAVAALKKYPVLNASVDGNDIVYHGYFDIGIAVGSPRGLVVPIIRNADQMSIADIEMKISEFGQKAKDGKLTLDDLTGGTFSISNGGVFGSMLSTPIINPPQSAILGIHATKDRAVVENGEIVIRPMNYLAMSYDHRIIDGREAVLGLVAMKEALEDPARLLLEL, from the coding sequence ATGGCAATCGTAGAAGTGGTCGTACCACAACTGTCCGAATCTGTCGCCGAAGCAACGCTGTTGAATTGGTACAAAAAACCTGGTGACGCTGTAAAGCGTGACGAAAACCTGATCGACGTCGAAACCGACAAGGTGGTGCTGGAAGTGCCAGCACCTTCGGCTGGTGTCATCGTCGAAATCTTGTGTGAAGACGGTGCAACCGTTGTTGCAGGCCAGGTTTTGGCCAAGATTGACACTGAAGCCACAGCGGGTGCGAGCGCTCCTGCTGTCGTATCAGCTCCGGCAGTTTCTGCTCCGGCACCTGCTGCTCCTGCTGCTGCCCCCGCGGCGGCAACCTCCGCTTCTGTTGATGGCTCTGTGGCCATGCCCGCAGCCGCCAAAATGATGGCCGAGAACAAACTGAGTGCCGATCAGATTGCAGGTTCAGGCAAAGACGGTCGCATTACCAAAGGCGATGTGATCGGTACCTTGAATGCGCCGGCTGCGCCAGCGCCTGCGGCAAAGCCTGCCGCTGCACCTGTTGCTGCCAAACCTGTTAGTTTGTTGCCCGAAGTGAAAGCTCCGCTTGATCCATCTTCACTGATCGAAGGCCGTCCCGAGCAACGCGTTCCAATGAGCCGACTGCGCGCGCGTGTTGCAGAGCGTTTGGTTCAGTCCCAGCAAACCAACGCCATCCTGACCACGTTCAACGAAGTGAACATGAAGCCGGTTATGGATCTGCGCAACAAGTACAAGGACAAATTCGAGAAAGAACATGGTGCCAAGCTGGGCTTCATGGGTTTCTTCGTGAAAGCCGCTGTGGCTGCCTTGAAAAAGTACCCTGTGTTGAATGCATCTGTGGATGGCAACGACATTGTTTACCATGGCTACTTTGATATCGGTATTGCGGTTGGCTCACCACGTGGTTTGGTGGTCCCCATTATTCGCAACGCCGATCAAATGAGCATTGCCGACATTGAAATGAAAATTTCCGAGTTTGGCCAGAAAGCCAAAGACGGCAAATTGACTTTGGATGACCTCACCGGCGGTACTTTCTCCATCTCCAACGGTGGTGTGTTCGGTTCCATGTTGTCAACGCCAATCATCAACCCACCCCAGTCAGCAATTCTGGGCATTCACGCCACGAAAGACCGTGCAGTGGTTGAGAACGGTGAAATCGTGATTCGTCCAATGAACTACCTGGCCATGAGCTATGACCACCGGATCATTGACGGCCGCGAAGCTGTTCTTGGTTTGGTTGCAATGAAAGAAGCCCTGGAAGATCCAGCCCGCTTGTTGCTGGAACTGTAA